Proteins encoded together in one Plasmodium brasilianum strain Bolivian I chromosome 6, whole genome shotgun sequence window:
- a CDS encoding hypothetical protein (conserved Plasmodium protein) translates to MAKKGSRKNKNKNTEKEDALEENKEDDVAGEDDQKEDTRADHQNDSKVSETKYNKNIIDPKMYNKFKDDGTFLEQVLALQKKKKVRKIKESEATDSKKKRTKKTDQEEEKEKHSESDVEDEREIEIKNEYIEKINKMKEEGFFTDKGIGAGMVK, encoded by the exons ATGGCTAAAAAAGGATctaggaaaaataaaaacaaaaatactGAAAAAGAGGATGCATTAGAGGAGAATAAAGAAGACGATGTAGCAGGAGAAGACGATCAAAAGGAAGATACACGAGCGGATCATCAGAATGATTCAAAAGTCAGTGAAAcgaaatataacaaaaatattattgatCCTAAAATGTACAACAAATTTAAAGATGATGGAACCTTTTTAGAACAA GTGCTAGcactacaaaaaaaaaaaaaagttagaaaaataaaagaatctGAAGCAACTGAttctaaaaagaaaagaacaaaaaaaacagatCAAGAAGAGGAAAAGGAGAAGCATTCTGAATCAGATGTTGAAGATGAACgagaaatagaaataaaaaatgaatacattgaaaaaataaacaaaatgaaggAAGAGGGCTTTTTTACGGATAAGGGAATAGGAGCAGGAATGgtgaagtaa
- a CDS encoding leucine-rich repeat protein: MENERTIVEGSKSLMCYKDIKKICSENNLYETDELNEVLYLHMKGFHNIDGLSTFKNLKCLFLNNNCIRKIDNLNALTNLKALYLQNNDITKIENIECSSLVILNLSNNKIKKISNLQPLKSLQTLNISNNLLENIDDIKEIANLENLTHLDLSNNNLNFNNDKDIPDSHDHINKSGNNDDEKRVYLNEVKWEQMETYPSENESKNKFTEFINFYKNFHEEVNKNENYDYVKYHQNVEIMDALTKKKFFFLCEFIILLKKVKKLKTLFVKNNPFSNKIRHVSRYLIANIPRLVFLDDKKIKKEDVCLARIFLKRGTKEEHELKKIFEKKKIDKYKNLTEKFHSFLLAKSEKV; encoded by the exons ATGGAAAATGAAAGAACCATTGTCGAAGGAAGCAAATCGTTGATGTGCTACAAagacattaaaaaaatatgcagcG AGAACAATTTATACGAGACCGACGAGTTGAATGAAGTTCTCTATTTGCACATGAAGGGGTTTCATAATATAGACGGACTATcgacatttaaaaatttaaaatgtttatttttaaataataattgtatacGAAAAATAGATAATTTAAATGCCCTGACAAACTTAAAGGCGCT GTATTTGCAAAACAATGACATCACCAAGATAGAGAACATTGAGTGTAGCTCCTtagttattttaaatttgtcCAACaacaagataaaaaaaatcagcAATTTGCAACCCTTGAAATCATTGCAGACGTTAAACATATCGAATAATTTGCTTGAAAATATCGAT GacataaaagaaatagcAAATCTGGAAAACCTCACTCATCTAGACCTTTCAAACAATAACTTAAACTTCAACAACGATAAGGATATTCCTGATTCACATGACCACATTAACAAGTCAGGTAACAACGATGATGAAAAAAGggtttatttaaatgaagtaaaatggGAACAAATGGAAACTTATCCTAGTGaaaatgaaagtaaaaacaaatttacagaattcattaatttttataaaaattttcatgaagaagtaaataaaaacgaaaattATGATTATGTGAAATATCATCAAAATGTAGAAATCATGGATGCATTaactaagaaaaaatttttctttctatgTGAGTttatcatattattaaaaaaagtaaaaaaattaaaaactttATTCGTTAAAAATAATCCTTTCTCAAATAAAATTAGGCACGTTTCGAGATATTTGATTGCAa ACATACCCAGACTTGTATTCCTcgatgataaaaaaataaaaaaagaagatgtTTGCTTGGcaagaatatttttgaaaagagGGACAAAAGAAGAACAcgaacttaaaaaaatatttgaaaaaaaaaaaatagataagtACAAAAATTTAACCGAAAAATTTCATTCCTTTTTACTAGCCAAAAGTGAAAAGGTGTAA
- a CDS encoding structural maintenance of chromosomes protein 4 yields the protein MRDDEKVSGNIYLSEEDGKESNSKILSIVNAEDKESTLCKVNSKVGEEDLLCIDNTMKNRKRIIIEKLVLENFKSYSGVKVIGPFYKKFSCIVGPNGSGKSNIIDAMLFVFGRRAKKIRQNRLCDLIHNSKYSMNNEYTKVSIYFKTIRDEEEGAEEQHQLGEQHQLGEQHQLGEQHQQGEQHHLESKKGLKDSQDNTLGPLEKSTHESDNSAESESENFIISREATIDNQSKYRINDKVVNQKEVVDLLYKKGIDLNNNRFLILQGEVEQIAQMNPKGNKNDEGLLEYLEDIIGTNEYIESINENFEKLEKFEEVYHERVNRLKHVYNELKELVTPKKEAKYYMDLQKYTYKLHILIYKKEQYELAKLMVNKENELHGYIEKRDNHNKEYKELLEERKNMNIALSKLENEEEEIIKKKNKADNEFKKLTTHDENIKKELIVIVEKMQNLYVKREELKEKKIPLYKKIIQEKQKESNEIKKNKLPKLEQELEKCEEELEKYNEDIKQDTDKINTIYSIEEKKLAPLQNYYDNLIKSTSECTNKCNIIEKKQKEYLTHIENLKYLQSKILNELKEKDIQSKHMLKLEDEKKKMVKYKEIQIDELKKKIEKLNSTLIKEQVTYETIKKEVVTDKTTNKLHEFIYNLKKTKIKNIHGMLGDLGYIDKKYEKAFLIAGNNCSDFVIVENPNDAVLLFEEIRKHNLGRVNVLSLSILEKNLMQTMLKNEENYTPLLPNVHRLIDFIKFKNEKYKICFYFALKETLLANSLDEAHVIGYSHKKRVVTLNGELIENDGRICGGGLSKHLKSGRENRHSASNHGSNSNSSTGIGIKTSEYDESDLLKVEKTVKELNKNMDELKTQKSILQNDIKDLNSFIEDNECKLEITKKRIDNCKKQLQDIDEQLQNSEVPQLTKEEENELNALKELIEEKNNEKSKIEIILKAQENKVKKYYEQLQNVGGEKKKNLKNKYINAERQLNIMKDELQKYNNDEVNALANLEKGEKDIIKFTEEIVEYENNEKELENELKHVETKGCTIYEEVEELSKQLNDMQKKIEENQKKKQIIDENISKKDLENVDIVYKIKHTQKEIEEFKDKRKYYQSKIDEYMDLIQQSDKIIRENMLSHVKNGKNVHAGGAASQRADSPHSDKDEDEQEDNDEEEEDDDEEAEDDDEDEEDDDEEAEDDDEDEEDDDEEEEDDDEKAEDKDADEESTGDEEQKEKEKCEGGEGSKEKLKPSEGGHEIMCLTNSEEGKKRRIYHSDETKDPHKQKKRKNEKNRKNKNKNKNKSKNMNKKGKNRKEKKRKEDDDEDNELKELEDMYDENQEFQEIDNKYDYVNIKDEELEVLNKKEIETKLENKIHILEKKAPNLKIFQDYNIKLYDYKKRRKDVKKSKKEKDKIKKVYDSLCNKRREEFLVAFNIISSKLKEMYQMIAIGGDAELEIIDSSEIFNEGILFSVRPPKKSWKHIQNLSGGEKTLSSLALVFALHYFKPNPIYFMDEIDAALDFKNVSIISHYIKTKTNDAQFIVISLRNQMFELCDRMIGIYKTNDITKCITLNPSKFQEDQSS from the coding sequence ATGCGGGATGACGAAAAGGTGAGTGGGAACATTTACCTGAGTGAGGAGGACGGCAAAGAAAGTAATTCAAAAATTCTGAGTATCGTAAATGCAGAAGATAAGGAAAGCACATTGTGTAAAGTGAATAGTAAAGTAGGGGAGGAAGATTTGCTGTGTATAGATAATACAAtgaaaaataggaaaagaataataattgaaaaactagttttagaaaattttaaaagttatTCAGGTGTAAAGGTAATAGGtcctttttataaaaaatttagttGTATAGTAGGTCCTAATGGTAGTGGTAAAAGCAATATCATTGATGCTATGCTTTTTGTATTTGGTAGAAGAGCAAAAAAGATAAGGCAAAACAGGCTATGTGATCTCATACATAACTCCAAATACTCGATGAATAATGAATACACGAAGGtttccatttattttaagaCGATTCGGGATGAGGAAGAAGGGGCGGAGGAGCAGCATCAACTGGGGGAGCAGCATCAACTGGGGGAGCAGCATCAACTGGGGGAGCAGCATCAACAGGGGGAACAACATCACCTGGAAAGTAAAAAGGGACTTAAAGATAGTCAGGATAACACGTTAGGCCCCCTTGAAAAGAGTACACACGAAAGTGATAATAGCGCTGAAAGTGAGAGTGAAAATTTCATCATCAGTAGAGAAGCCACGATCGACAATCAGTCTAAGTACAGAATAAACGACAAGGTTGTAAATCAAAAGGAAGTGGTGGATCTGTTATACAAAAAGGGAATTGATCTGAACAACAATcgatttttaatattacaagGGGAAGTAGAGCAAATCGCTCAAATGAACCCAAAAGgcaataaaaatgatgaaggGCTTCTTGAATACCTGGAAGACATAATAGgaacaaatgaatatattgaAAGTATCAacgaaaattttgaaaaattagaaaagtTTGAAGAAGTTTATCATGAAAGGGTGAATAGATtaaaacatgtatataacgAATTAAAGGAATTGGTTACAccaaaaaaagaagcaaaatattatatggatttacaaaaatatacatataaattgcatatactaatttataaaaaagaacagtATGAGCTAGCTAAACTAATGGTaaacaaagaaaatgaattacatggatatatagaaaaaagagataatCATAATAAGGAATATAAAGAGTTATtagaagaaagaaaaaatatgaatattgctttatcaaaattagaaaatgaagaagaagaaattattaaaaagaagaataaagctgataatgaatttaaaaagttaactactcatgatgaaaatattaaaaaagagttAATAGTTATCGTtgaaaaaatgcaaaatctGTATGTTAAAAGGGAGGAactaaaagaaaagaaaataccattatataaaaaaataatacaagaaaaacaaaaagaatcaaacgaaataaaaaaaaataaactaccAAAATTAGAACaagaattagaaaaatgtgaagaagaattagaaaaatataatgaagatATAAAACAAGACacagataaaattaataccATATATTCTATTGAGGAAAAGAAGTTAGCTCCtctacaaaattattatgataatttgATTAAAAGTACATCTGAATGTACAAACAAATGTAATATCATagaaaagaaacaaaaagaatACTTAACACATATcgaaaatttgaaatatttacaaaGCAAAATTTTAAACGAGTTAAAAGAGAAAGATATCCAATCAAAGCACATGTTAAAATTAGaagatgagaaaaaaaaaatggtgaaatataaagaaatacaaatagatgaactgaaaaaaaaaatagaaaaattaaattctaCTCTTATAAAAGAACAAGTTACATatgaaacaataaaaaaagaagtagtCACAGATAAAACAACAAATAAGCTACATGAGTTTATctataatttgaaaaaaacaaaaattaaaaatatacatggtATGTTAGGAGACCTAGGgtatatagataaaaaatatgaaaaagccTTTCTAATAGCAGGAAACAATTGCTCCGATTTTGTTATTGTAGAAAATCCAAATGATGCTGTTCTTTTATTTGAAGAAATTAGGAAGCATAACTTAGGAAGAGTAAACGTTCTGTCGCTATccattttagaaaaaaatttaatgcaAACGATGCTCAAGAATGAAGAGAATTATACACCTCTGCTTCCAAATGTACATAGACTAATcgattttataaaatttaaaaatgagaaatataaaatttgtttttattttgcctTAAAAGAGACCCTACTAGCAAATAGTCTAGATGAAGCACATGTTATAGGGTACTCCCACAAAAAAAGAGTAGTAACACTTAATGGGGAATTAATAGAAAACGATGGTAGGATCTGTGGAGGAGGGTTAAGcaaacatttaaaaagtgGAAGAGAAAATAGGCATAGTGCTTCCAATCAtggtagtaatagtaatagtagtacCGGAATTGGAATTAAAACGAGTGAATACGATGAATCAGATTTGCTGAAAGTGGAAAAAACTGTAAAAGAACTGAATAAGAATATGGATGAATtgaaaacacaaaaaagtatattacaAAATGATATCAAAGATTTAAACTCGTTTATTGAAGATAATGAATGCAAACtcgaaataacaaaaaagagaatagACAATTGCAAAAAACAACTCCAAGATATAGATGAACAATTGCAAAATTCAGAGGTACCTCAACTAAcgaaagaagaagaaaatgagTTAAATgctttaaaagaattaattgaagaaaaaaataatgaaaaaagtaaaattgaAATTATTCTAAAAGCTCaagaaaataaagtaaaaaaatactacGAACAGCTACAAAATGTTggaggagaaaaaaaaaaaaatcttaaaaataaatatatcaatgCAGAAAgacaattaaatattatgaaagatgaattacaaaaatataataatgatgaagtGAATGCACTAGCTAATTtagaaaaaggagaaaaagatattattaaatttactgAAGAAATTGttgaatatgaaaataatgaaaaagagcTTGAAAATGAACTAAAACATGTTGAAACTAAAGGATGTACCATATATGAAGAAGTAGAAGAATTATCAAAACAACTAAACGATATGCAAAAGAAAATTGaagaaaatcaaaaaaagaaacaaatcattgatgaaaatatttctaaaaaagaTTTAGAAAATGTCGATATtgtttacaaaataaagcacACTCAAAAAGAAATCGAAGAGTTTAAGgataaaaggaaatattacCAGTCCAAGATTGATGAGTATATGGACCTCATACAACAATCTGACAAAATTATACGAGAAAATATGCTCTCCCACGTGAAAAATGGCAAAAACGTCCATGCGGGTGGGGCAGCGAGCCAAAGGGCTGACAGTCCACACTCGGATAAGGACGAAGATGAACAAGAAGATAATGATGAAGAAGAGGAGGACGATGATGAAGAAGCGGAGGATGATGATGAAGATGAGGAGGACGATGATGAAGAAGCGGAGGATGATGATGAAGATGAGGAGGACGATGATGAAGAAGAGGAGGACGATGATGAAAAAGCGGAAGATAAGGATGCAGATGAGGAAAGCACGGGAGATGAGGAACAAAAGGAGAAAGAAAAGTGCGAAGGGGGAGAAGGTAGTAAAGAAAAACTCAAACCAAGTGAGGGTGGCCACGAAATAATGTGCTTAACAAACTCAGAAGagggaaaaaagagaagaataTATCACAGCGATGAGACAAAGGACCCgcacaaacaaaaaaagaggaaaaatgagaaaaatcgaaaaaataagaataagaataagaataagagtaagaatatgaataaaaaggGGAAGAACAGGAAGGagaagaaaaggaaagaagATGATGACGAAGATAATGAACTAAAGGAGCTTGAAGATATGTATGATGAAAACCAAGAATTCCAAGAAAtagataataaatatgattatgttaatataaaagatgaAGAACTAGAAgtactaaataaaaaagaaattgaaaCAAAacttgaaaataaaatacatatactagaaaaaaaagcaccaaacttaaaaatttttcaagactataatataaaactatatgattataaaaaaagaagaaaggatgttaaaaaatctaaaaaagaaaaagataaaattaaaaaagtatatgatagtttatgtaataaaaggAGAGAAGAATTCCTAGTTGCATTCAATATCATTTCATCCAAATTAAAAGAGATGTATCAGATGATAGCAATAGGTGGAGATGCAGAATTAGAAATTATTGACTCCtctgaaatatttaatgaaggaatattattttctgttAGACCACCTAAAAAAAGTTGGAAGCATATACAAAATTTGTCAGGTGGAGAAAAAACTCTAAGCTCATTAGCTCTAGTTTTTGCTCTTCACTATTTTAAACCAAAtcctatttattttatggaTGAAATAGATGCAGCTCTTGATTTTAAGAATGTCTCAATAATTTCACattacataaaaacaaaaacgaaTGATGCTCAGTTCATTGTAATTTCTTTGAGGAATCAAATGTTCGAACTTTGTGATAGGATGATTGGCATTTATAAGACCAATGACATAACCAAATGCATAACCCTCAACCCTAGTAAATTTCAAGAGGACCAAAGCAGCTAA
- a CDS encoding alpha-soluble NSF attachment protein, which produces MEYEARELEKKAEQLNKKGFLSSFFGTDNTDEIINCYSLAANKYKLSHKWKEASSCILKNALLHKNNNETSYCANAYLEAGNIAKKYDKMEAVKYIEEAVNMYAAIGRFSNCGKCEKNIAEIYEDLYDYNNALEYYKKAAYYFEMDEYSKSIYTQCIVKYAELNSQYNYEYEEAISIFEKEAEKALKSTLLQYGARDYYIKAGILHIVTGDLVNAKISIDKYCMNDPRFLNSREKKFLDNIMEAVTEQNIEDFEEIVHEYDRITKLDNWKIHFLYKIKAKLSVEPNVELTADGVVDLT; this is translated from the exons ATGGAGTATGAAGCAAGGGAATTAGAGAAAAAGGCAGAGcaactaaataaaaaaggtttTCTATCGTCTTTTTTTGGAACGGATAATACggatgaaataataaattgttaCAGTTTAGCTgcgaataaatataaactcTCTCACAAAT GGAAAGAGGCAAGCtcttgtattttaaaaaatgcgttattacataaaaacaataacGAGACCAGCTATTGCGCCAATGCATATTTGGAAGCAGGGAACATAGCCAAAAAATACGATAAAATGG aggCCGTGAAATATATCGAAGAAGCCGTTAATATGTACGCAGCTATTGGCCGGTTTTCCAACTGCGGAAAATGCGAGAAAAATATTGCAGAGATATACGAAGACttatatgattataataaCGCATTggaatattacaaaaaagcggcttattattttgaaatggACGAGTATTCAAA GTCAATATATACCCAGTGCATTGTGAAATATGCCGAGTTAAATTCGCAGTATAATTACGAATATGAGGAAGCCATAtca ATATTCGAAAAGGAAGCGGAAAAGGCCCTGAAAAGTACACTGTTGCAGTATGGCGCTAGGGATTACTACATAAAAGCAGGAATTTTACATATTGTCACTGGAGATTTAGTTAATGCAAAAATTTCCATAGATAAATATTGTATGAACGATCCGCGTTTTTTAAATTCGagagaaaagaaatttttgGATAATATTATGGAAGCAGTTACAGAACAGAATATAGAAGATTTTGAAGAAATTGTTCATGAATATGATCGAATAACCAAATTGGATAACTGGaaaattcattttctttataaaataaaagcaaagtTAAGTGTTGAACCGAATGTTGAATTAACAGCAGATGGTGTCGTAGATTTAACTTAA